One window of the Acidimicrobiia bacterium genome contains the following:
- a CDS encoding CvpA family protein: MIIDLFFIVLLGALAVRGWTRGFVREFVDIVGLVLGIILSFRLAPIVGGVVSAMSGLSTDGGRLVAGVLVFAAAIVGLVLIGRTVDRRLGVGVLGTADAAGGSTIAVLWGVFLLTVCLTVAAVVPLPERVDAWVRGSSMSRVLTDPNGAPQQAFARLAGDRIVLSLLSLQEVLGERRVIIGPDDTIEIPPAHPDDLAPDPISADDVYQRLNRARVDEGLDPLAWSDALAEVGEGHAYDMYLNGFFSHTSPTTGSLVDRLRAAGLTYRVAGENLALAATPEEVHDGLMDSPGHRANIVGDGYRRVGIAVVSGRLGLMTVQVFMG, from the coding sequence ATGATCATCGACCTCTTCTTCATCGTGTTACTCGGAGCGCTCGCGGTTCGCGGATGGACCAGGGGCTTCGTGCGCGAGTTCGTCGACATCGTCGGACTCGTGCTCGGCATCATCCTGTCGTTCCGGTTGGCGCCCATAGTCGGGGGGGTCGTGTCGGCGATGTCGGGCCTGTCTACCGACGGCGGGCGCCTGGTGGCCGGAGTGCTCGTGTTCGCGGCGGCGATCGTTGGTCTGGTCCTCATCGGTAGGACTGTCGACCGCAGGCTCGGAGTCGGGGTGCTGGGGACGGCGGATGCCGCGGGCGGTTCGACCATCGCCGTGCTGTGGGGAGTCTTCCTGCTGACCGTCTGCCTCACCGTCGCTGCGGTGGTGCCGCTTCCCGAGCGCGTGGACGCGTGGGTGCGCGGGTCGTCGATGTCGCGGGTGCTCACCGACCCGAACGGTGCTCCGCAGCAGGCGTTCGCCCGACTCGCCGGCGATCGCATCGTCCTGAGCCTGCTGTCCCTTCAGGAGGTCCTTGGGGAGCGGCGCGTCATCATCGGGCCCGACGACACGATCGAGATCCCGCCGGCGCATCCCGATGATCTGGCACCCGACCCCATCTCCGCCGATGATGTGTATCAGCGGCTCAACCGAGCGCGGGTCGACGAGGGGCTCGATCCGCTGGCCTGGAGCGACGCCCTCGCCGAGGTTGGCGAAGGCCATGCGTACGACATGTATCTGAACGGTTTCTTCTCCCACACGTCACCGACGACCGGCAGCCTGGTCGATCGGCTCCGCGCCGCGGGTCTGACCTACCGGGTGGCTGGCGAGAACCTCGCTCTCGCCGCCACACCCGAGGAGGTACACGACGGACTCATGGACAGCCCCGGGCATCGCGCCAACATCGTCGGCGACGGCTACCGCCGGGTGGGCATCGCGGTGGTGTCGGGGCGCCTGGGCCTGATGACGGTCCAGGTCTTCATGGGGTGA
- a CDS encoding DUF3263 domain-containing protein, translated as MLSEIDRAVLEFEASWWLHPGAKDRNIRDTVGISATRYYQVLRRLIDDPGALSLDPLTIRRLRRFRDDARQRSAERRLGGGTPVGR; from the coding sequence ATGTTGTCCGAGATCGATCGCGCCGTCCTCGAGTTCGAGGCGTCGTGGTGGCTCCATCCCGGTGCCAAGGATCGCAACATCCGCGACACGGTGGGCATCAGCGCCACCCGGTACTACCAGGTGCTCCGGAGACTGATCGACGATCCCGGGGCACTGTCGTTGGATCCTCTCACCATCCGCCGACTTCGCCGGTTCCGCGATGACGCCCGTCAGCGCAGCGCGGAACGACGCCTCGGAGGCGGCACCCCGGTCGGGCGATGA
- a CDS encoding AI-2E family transporter — MTERRTDGLKRLGIAAWSLLGTILLLGLIGWVLLRFWIVVPPILLAIAIVYVLNPFVTALADRGFARWMGSCLSYLVLAGLLTALGFLVFPSIGEQAGDMARDFPMIYDDVVEELESLLGRVGLDANLPDYEQLTDDGGSGFLGNRFDRITDIAFGVLEILFLLLLAPVVAFYALLDLPRTHGYMMDLVPERHRSEMAHVGRQLGRAVGGFMRGQLLVALIVGTLTSFGLWLIDLPFWLLIGMISGFLNIVPLIGPWIGGALGVLVAIGTRDLQTALWAGLVAIIVQQVDNNFVSPAVLRATVRLHPSTIILGLVAGASLGGFWGILLAVPAMAVIKIIAGHLWRTRVLGQSWDEAADALIDANPTGELFLSRARRDGGGLEPPPEVSEGEPDGGPPPA, encoded by the coding sequence ATGACCGAGCGTCGTACCGACGGCCTCAAGCGGCTCGGCATCGCCGCCTGGAGTCTCCTGGGCACGATCCTGCTGCTGGGACTCATCGGCTGGGTGCTCCTGCGGTTCTGGATCGTCGTCCCGCCGATCCTGCTGGCCATCGCCATCGTGTACGTGCTCAATCCGTTTGTCACCGCGCTCGCCGACAGGGGCTTCGCCCGGTGGATGGGCTCCTGTCTCTCGTATCTCGTGCTCGCCGGGCTGTTGACCGCTCTCGGGTTCCTCGTCTTCCCGAGCATCGGCGAACAGGCGGGTGACATGGCTCGGGACTTTCCGATGATCTACGACGATGTCGTCGAGGAGCTCGAGTCGCTCCTCGGACGGGTCGGACTCGACGCCAACCTTCCCGACTACGAACAGCTCACCGACGACGGGGGCAGTGGCTTCCTGGGGAACCGGTTCGATCGCATCACCGACATCGCGTTCGGCGTCCTCGAGATCCTGTTCCTGCTGCTCCTGGCACCCGTCGTCGCCTTCTATGCCCTGCTCGACCTTCCCCGCACCCACGGTTACATGATGGATCTCGTCCCGGAACGACATCGTTCCGAGATGGCCCATGTCGGCCGCCAGCTCGGTCGCGCCGTCGGGGGCTTCATGCGGGGCCAGCTCCTGGTAGCACTGATCGTGGGCACCCTCACCAGCTTCGGGCTGTGGCTCATCGACCTCCCCTTCTGGCTGCTGATCGGGATGATCTCGGGCTTCCTCAACATCGTGCCGCTCATCGGCCCGTGGATCGGGGGGGCACTGGGCGTCCTCGTCGCCATTGGAACCCGGGATCTGCAGACCGCCCTCTGGGCCGGGCTGGTGGCCATCATCGTCCAGCAGGTGGACAACAACTTCGTGAGCCCGGCCGTGCTGCGCGCCACGGTACGGCTGCATCCGTCCACGATCATCCTGGGCCTGGTCGCCGGTGCTTCCCTGGGCGGCTTCTGGGGGATCCTGCTCGCCGTCCCCGCCATGGCCGTGATCAAGATCATCGCCGGTCATCTGTGGCGGACCCGGGTGCTCGGGCAGTCGTGGGATGAGGCTGCCGATGCGCTCATCGACGCCAACCCGACGGGCGAGTTGTTCCTGTCGCGTGCCCGCCGCGATGGAGGAGGGCTGGAGCCGCCCCCCGAGGTCAGCGAGGGAGAGCCCGACGGTGGGCCGCCGCCGGCGTAG